A single genomic interval of Vulpes vulpes isolate BD-2025 chromosome 3, VulVul3, whole genome shotgun sequence harbors:
- the LOC112909132 gene encoding hemoglobin subunit zeta, which translates to MSLTKAERTIILSMWGKISTQADAIGTEALERLFASFPQTKTYFPHFELRAGSAHLRAHGAKVVAALGDAVRSLDDVAGALSRLSELHAYILRVDPVNFKLLSHCLLVTLASHFPADLTADAHAAWDKFLSLVSCVLTEKYR; encoded by the exons ATGTCTCTGACCAAGGCCGAGAGGACCATCATCCTGTCCATGTGGGGCAAGATCTCCACGCAGGCGGATGCTATTGGCACCGAGGCCCTGGAGAG GCTCTTCGCCAGCTTCCCGCAGACCAAGACCTACTTCCCGCACTTCGAGCTGCGCGCGGGCTCAGCGCACCTGCGGGCGCACGGCGCCAAGGTGGTGGCCGCGCTGGGCGACGCGGTGCGCAGCCTCGACGACGTGGCGGGCGCCCTGTCCAGGCTGAGCGAGCTGCACGCCTACATTCTGCGCGTGGACCCGGTCAACTtcaag CTGCTGTCCCACTGTCTGCTGGTCACCCTGGCCTCGCACTTCCCCGCCGACCTCACGGCCGACGCCCACGCCGCGTGGGACAAGTTCCTGTCGCTCGTGTCCTGCGTCCTGACTGAGAAGTACCGCTGA